One part of the Acidobacteriota bacterium genome encodes these proteins:
- a CDS encoding LysR family transcriptional regulator, producing the protein MESLYLKTLVEVVRTGSLSRAAEILHVTQPAVSKRIKFMEDQYGCALLDRSGAHLRTTPAGRLVYEKAESVLEIEADLVSGLHVLSGKTRIAFSCTPSFGIAHLPAILKEFMLACADGADLKFMFNPPQQILEGLTKGRFDLAVMELCECFDLSDHEAFPLPGDEMVFVSKPALGILAPDASIDALRAVPLFTRHEGCCSRILLEDNLKGVGHELRDFRNVIVLDDLHLMVQAVVDGEGIAFLSRDVLGEHLAAGRLVAHHVAGFRHARQRALVLNRGSALDGPSADFVTALFNHFDVRVPSSLFPGRREAEPEPGPACEIASRRTLRARVPAVRNRR; encoded by the coding sequence GTGGAATCCCTGTACTTGAAGACGCTGGTGGAAGTGGTTAGGACCGGCAGCCTGTCGCGGGCGGCGGAGATCCTGCACGTGACCCAACCGGCGGTGTCGAAGCGGATCAAGTTCATGGAGGACCAGTACGGCTGCGCGTTGCTGGACCGCTCGGGTGCTCACCTGAGGACTACCCCTGCGGGGCGGCTGGTTTACGAGAAGGCGGAATCCGTCCTGGAGATCGAGGCCGACCTGGTGTCGGGGCTCCATGTGCTCAGTGGGAAGACCCGGATCGCCTTCAGTTGCACGCCGTCGTTTGGCATTGCCCATCTGCCCGCCATCCTCAAGGAATTCATGCTGGCGTGCGCCGACGGCGCCGACCTGAAATTCATGTTCAATCCTCCGCAACAGATCCTGGAGGGACTGACGAAGGGGCGATTCGACCTGGCCGTGATGGAACTCTGCGAGTGCTTCGACCTCTCAGACCATGAGGCCTTTCCGCTGCCCGGCGACGAGATGGTGTTCGTGAGCAAGCCGGCGCTCGGCATTCTCGCGCCCGACGCCTCAATCGACGCGCTCCGCGCCGTTCCGCTGTTCACCAGGCACGAAGGCTGCTGCTCACGCATTCTGCTGGAGGACAACTTGAAAGGCGTCGGGCACGAACTGCGTGACTTCCGGAACGTCATCGTGCTCGACGACTTGCACCTCATGGTGCAGGCGGTCGTCGACGGCGAGGGGATAGCGTTTCTTTCGCGGGACGTGCTCGGCGAGCATCTCGCCGCCGGGCGGCTGGTGGCACACCACGTGGCCGGGTTCAGACATGCTCGGCAGCGCGCCCTCGTGCTGAACCGCGGCAGCGCCCTCGACGGCCCGTCGGCCGATTTCGTCACGGCGCTGTTCAATCACTTCGACGTGCGGGTGCCGTCGTCGCTGTTCCCCGGTCGGCGGGAGGCCGAACCCGAGCCCGGACCCGCGTGTGAGATCGCCTCCCGTCGAACTCTACGCGCGAGAGTGCCTGCGGTCCGCAACCGCCGCTGA
- a CDS encoding Rieske (2Fe-2S) protein: MGVGLTLPFLGGLVAMLRREQTASVPATITIPPDVSVGLSVLDAVIVDRADNGTIRVFSARCTHLGCRIDRIVGDEAVCPCHGSRYRADGTVSTGPATRPLKPFNIEPDPVSGGWTARVS; the protein is encoded by the coding sequence ATGGGCGTTGGACTGACGCTTCCCTTCCTGGGCGGGCTTGTTGCCATGCTGCGGCGCGAGCAGACTGCGAGCGTCCCCGCGACAATCACGATCCCGCCTGATGTGTCCGTCGGTCTGTCCGTGCTCGATGCGGTCATTGTCGACCGCGCCGACAACGGCACCATCCGTGTCTTTTCCGCGCGCTGCACGCATCTGGGCTGCCGTATCGACCGGATTGTCGGCGACGAGGCGGTCTGTCCCTGTCACGGGTCGCGGTATCGCGCCGACGGCACGGTTTCGACCGGACCCGCGACGCGTCCGCTCAAGCCGTTCAACATCGAACCGGATCCGGTCTCCGGAGGGTGGACTGCCCGTGTCTCCTGA
- the extI gene encoding selenite/tellurite reduction operon porin ExtI, translated as MITPRMCAMVGAAVTVAIVGTATLARAQEPTFKFEVKGQIFSETTDFGSGQDRQGTRTDIHFQRVRLTVTAMLNEVWGFKFQTCGNCGTSKQGALGYGLTAQDVDWNDRDIRLIDGYGIANFSEKANLKIGLTKIPLTRANLDDCFAPLSQDRSFFVYSAYGTSPAKFSRDFGVVAWGGFQNDKLKYFAGAFQGREGITATTHPFSGATVKSSIEPQSSLEYVGRLHYAFLDAEPGAGYSGSYLGELKVLTIGGGMAYEPHAVYRNVSSTGAVLDNATVDYKAYAADILFEYPTTAGTVTATAQYLKVDFDNAYLTNFNAGDRLVNIAGLNGQKHGWFAKGAYLLPVKVGAEGLLQPYVLYEDWKFAHLLGINDQGITQKGVGLNYYVHKQNVRFTFEYLKTTFAKETGFVGARVDPVTFAPLDKLTSYNSFRIMAQIGVF; from the coding sequence ATGATCACCCCACGCATGTGCGCCATGGTTGGTGCGGCTGTTACCGTCGCCATCGTCGGCACGGCCACGCTGGCTCGCGCACAGGAACCGACCTTCAAGTTCGAAGTGAAGGGACAGATTTTCTCAGAAACCACCGACTTCGGGTCGGGCCAGGATCGTCAGGGGACCCGCACCGACATCCACTTCCAGCGGGTGCGGCTGACCGTCACCGCGATGCTGAACGAGGTGTGGGGCTTCAAGTTCCAGACGTGCGGCAACTGCGGCACGTCCAAACAGGGCGCCCTTGGATACGGCCTGACCGCCCAGGACGTCGACTGGAATGACCGGGATATCCGGCTCATTGACGGCTACGGCATTGCCAACTTCTCGGAGAAGGCCAATCTCAAGATCGGTCTCACCAAGATTCCGCTGACTCGCGCGAATCTGGACGACTGCTTTGCGCCCCTGTCGCAGGATCGCTCATTCTTCGTCTACAGCGCCTACGGCACGTCGCCGGCCAAGTTCAGCCGCGATTTCGGGGTGGTGGCATGGGGCGGCTTCCAGAACGACAAACTGAAGTACTTCGCCGGCGCGTTCCAGGGACGGGAAGGGATCACCGCCACGACTCATCCGTTCTCCGGCGCCACGGTCAAGTCGTCAATCGAGCCTCAGAGCTCGCTGGAGTATGTCGGCCGGTTGCACTACGCGTTTCTCGACGCGGAGCCCGGCGCCGGATACTCGGGCTCCTACCTTGGCGAACTGAAAGTCCTGACCATCGGCGGCGGGATGGCGTACGAACCTCACGCCGTCTACAGAAACGTCTCCTCGACAGGAGCTGTCCTCGACAACGCGACGGTCGACTACAAGGCGTACGCAGCCGACATTCTCTTTGAGTACCCGACCACGGCGGGCACGGTCACCGCGACCGCCCAGTACCTGAAGGTCGACTTCGACAACGCGTACCTGACCAACTTCAATGCTGGCGACCGCCTCGTCAACATCGCCGGCCTCAACGGACAGAAGCATGGTTGGTTTGCCAAGGGCGCCTACCTGCTCCCCGTCAAGGTCGGGGCCGAGGGGCTGCTGCAGCCCTACGTCCTCTACGAGGATTGGAAGTTCGCACATCTGCTCGGGATCAACGATCAGGGGATCACGCAGAAGGGCGTCGGGCTCAATTACTACGTGCACAAGCAGAACGTCCGGTTCACGTTCGAATATCTCAAGACGACATTCGCCAAGGAAACGGGGTTCGTGGGCGCTCGCGTCGACCCGGTCACCTTTGCCCCGCTCGACAAACTGACCTCATACAATTCGTTCCGAATCATGGCGCAGATCGGCGTGTTCTAG
- a CDS encoding rhodanese-like domain-containing protein produces the protein MRKWISTLTLNKTLALVALTLGAIAVFAVPVPGGTITLDAKELALVIGREADHVDPPELASWIIEARADYRLIDLRGEAAFAQYSIPGAINVPTARLIDAGLGRPEKLVLYSDDGVGAAQAWMLLRARGYKAVYMLKGGLDGWKDQVMFPIVADNPTPDQRTRDERARSVSAFFGGRPRSSSTVAAGGSGFAMPTVPTLPKVAAPASPTGGAKPTAKKREGC, from the coding sequence ATGCGCAAGTGGATCTCGACGCTCACCCTCAATAAGACCCTTGCGCTCGTGGCGCTGACCCTTGGTGCGATTGCCGTCTTCGCGGTGCCGGTGCCTGGCGGCACGATCACGCTGGATGCTAAGGAACTCGCCCTCGTCATCGGCAGGGAAGCCGATCATGTTGATCCGCCCGAGCTGGCGTCGTGGATCATCGAAGCCCGTGCCGACTATCGCCTGATCGACCTGCGCGGAGAAGCCGCGTTTGCGCAGTACTCCATCCCTGGCGCGATCAACGTGCCAACGGCGAGGCTGATCGACGCGGGACTTGGTCGTCCCGAGAAGCTCGTCTTGTACTCTGACGACGGCGTGGGTGCGGCTCAAGCCTGGATGCTGCTTAGAGCCCGGGGCTACAAGGCGGTCTACATGCTCAAGGGCGGCCTCGACGGATGGAAGGACCAGGTGATGTTTCCGATCGTCGCCGATAACCCCACCCCTGATCAGCGGACCCGCGACGAACGCGCGCGTTCGGTCAGCGCGTTCTTCGGTGGCCGGCCGCGCAGTTCGTCAACCGTTGCGGCTGGAGGATCGGGGTTCGCGATGCCGACAGTCCCGACCCTGCCAAAGGTGGCCGCGCCAGCGTCGCCAACGGGCGGAGCAAAGCCCACGGCAAAGAAGAGGGAAGGATGCTAG
- a CDS encoding cytochrome b/b6 domain-containing protein encodes MRTDAVPVRPLPLTSEQAEAMLQRHVKKHHIAIILLHWFNALVWGSELLTGLALISSPLFRVAPSWYISLVEGIFGSRANVLQIHVALGLSWIGVYLVYGIFGFRTYLSREVLQHEIALDRDDVRWLIVRTQRILGWTSEPLPPQGIYNAGQKLFAFLVYTMIPVVMASGVVMAFRLFGTQVVGWAVVVHFGAAGLVVSGLMIHVYMGAVFPEEKPAFFSMITGTVNELYAYSHHFKWWTIVKAEEGVWDRQHDDETGHPADIAGPTEPVRPE; translated from the coding sequence TTGAGGACTGACGCCGTTCCCGTGCGTCCGTTGCCGCTCACCTCGGAGCAGGCCGAAGCCATGCTCCAGCGGCACGTCAAGAAACACCACATCGCCATCATCCTGCTGCACTGGTTCAATGCCCTCGTGTGGGGCTCCGAACTGCTGACGGGGCTGGCGCTGATTTCCTCGCCGCTCTTCCGCGTCGCACCGAGCTGGTACATATCCCTTGTCGAAGGCATCTTCGGCAGCCGGGCCAATGTATTACAGATTCACGTGGCACTGGGACTCTCGTGGATCGGCGTGTACCTCGTCTACGGCATCTTCGGATTTCGTACGTACCTGTCGAGGGAAGTGCTCCAGCACGAAATCGCACTCGATCGCGACGATGTCCGATGGCTGATTGTGCGCACGCAGCGGATTCTCGGATGGACCAGCGAACCTCTTCCTCCGCAGGGCATCTACAATGCGGGACAGAAGCTGTTCGCCTTCCTGGTCTATACAATGATCCCCGTCGTCATGGCGAGCGGGGTGGTGATGGCGTTTCGCCTGTTCGGCACGCAGGTGGTCGGCTGGGCCGTGGTGGTGCACTTTGGCGCGGCGGGACTCGTTGTGTCCGGCCTGATGATTCACGTCTACATGGGTGCGGTCTTCCCCGAAGAGAAGCCGGCTTTCTTCTCGATGATCACGGGGACGGTCAACGAACTGTATGCCTACAGCCATCACTTCAAGTGGTGGACCATCGTGAAGGCGGAAGAAGGAGTCTGGGACCGGCAGCACGACGACGAGACTGGCCATCCGGCTGACATCGCCGGACCGACCGAGCCCGTTCGACCTGAATGA
- a CDS encoding 4Fe-4S dicluster domain-containing protein, whose amino-acid sequence MARYAMVTDLTKCVACQACTVACNAEWGVPAGYARTRVRSTPISGTFPHLASGVYVAQCNQCDRPPCVEACPSGATSQGANGIVEVDKSLCIGCGFCLDACPYDARYINPVTKKVDKCDFCLARLERGAEPACVTTCTAHAKYFGDLEDRHSDVFKMVYAMGARRMETSRVRVGPNVYYAGEQARADLVMAAFPPRPPRLLAAGEAWSRVLKPLVLAAVGATFVGQAVAFFNQLRNGEKDFED is encoded by the coding sequence GTGGCCCGATACGCCATGGTGACCGATCTCACAAAGTGCGTGGCCTGCCAGGCCTGCACCGTGGCCTGCAACGCCGAATGGGGCGTGCCGGCCGGGTACGCCCGGACACGGGTTCGCTCAACCCCGATCAGTGGCACGTTCCCTCACCTGGCCTCCGGCGTCTATGTGGCGCAGTGCAACCAGTGCGACCGACCGCCGTGTGTCGAGGCGTGCCCGTCTGGCGCCACGTCTCAGGGTGCGAACGGGATTGTTGAGGTGGACAAGAGCCTGTGCATCGGATGCGGGTTCTGTCTCGACGCCTGTCCGTACGACGCCCGCTACATCAACCCCGTCACGAAGAAGGTTGATAAGTGCGACTTCTGCCTGGCGCGCCTCGAACGCGGGGCGGAACCGGCATGCGTGACCACCTGCACGGCCCACGCGAAGTACTTTGGCGATCTCGAGGACCGGCACAGCGACGTCTTCAAGATGGTCTACGCGATGGGGGCACGCCGCATGGAGACCAGCCGGGTCAGGGTCGGCCCGAATGTCTATTACGCCGGAGAACAGGCGCGCGCGGATCTGGTCATGGCCGCGTTCCCGCCCCGACCGCCCCGATTGCTGGCCGCCGGAGAAGCATGGAGCCGGGTGCTGAAACCGCTCGTCCTGGCGGCTGTCGGGGCGACGTTTGTCGGACAGGCGGTGGCGTTCTTCAACCAGCTCAGAAACGGGGAGAAGGATTTTGAGGACTGA
- a CDS encoding nucleotidyltransferase — protein sequence MPSSIGPSDLLAALSRTLAGLNVPWYVFGAQAALIWGRPRMTMDVDVTVRLGDTDSGTLVSALQAVGFDLRIVATQDFVQQTRVLPFSHRPTGLAVDVVLAGPGLEDAFLSRAVVLEIGGTKVPVISAEDLIVTKILAGRPKDIDDIRGVLQERGGGLDIDQIRSTIEMLEQALGQSDLLPILDTEIDRWRRHG from the coding sequence GTGCCGTCTTCAATCGGCCCGTCTGATCTGCTCGCGGCACTCTCTCGCACCCTCGCGGGCCTCAACGTGCCCTGGTACGTGTTCGGCGCGCAGGCTGCGCTGATCTGGGGCCGGCCGCGCATGACGATGGACGTCGATGTCACCGTGCGGTTGGGAGACACGGACAGCGGCACGTTGGTCAGCGCATTGCAGGCAGTCGGGTTTGACCTCCGCATCGTCGCGACGCAGGACTTCGTGCAGCAGACCCGGGTACTGCCGTTCAGCCATCGACCAACCGGCCTCGCCGTCGATGTCGTGCTGGCTGGCCCTGGTCTGGAGGACGCTTTTCTTTCCCGGGCCGTCGTGCTGGAGATTGGCGGAACGAAGGTCCCGGTGATCAGCGCCGAAGATCTGATTGTCACGAAGATTCTCGCGGGACGTCCCAAAGACATCGACGACATTCGCGGCGTGCTCCAGGAGCGCGGCGGCGGCCTCGACATCGATCAGATCCGAAGCACTATCGAGATGCTGGAGCAGGCTCTAGGACAAAGCGACCTGCTGCCCATCCTCGACACCGAGATCGATCGGTGGCGCCGGCACGGCTGA
- a CDS encoding metalloregulator ArsR/SmtB family transcription factor, with protein sequence MTHTTHATLPDVIDAVKALAHPGRLRILAMLRGGDLCVCQVTAALGLAASTVSSHLSDLRRAGFVTERKIGKWVRYHVVAEGPLSDLARQALRLAEADEQVGKDVRAVRALRKIPLEVLCSTGFDRKAVGAVPAPAPKQSRRHVAPARRCA encoded by the coding sequence ATGACTCACACCACGCATGCCACGCTCCCAGACGTCATTGACGCGGTGAAGGCGCTGGCGCACCCGGGCCGCCTGCGCATCCTCGCCATGTTGCGCGGCGGCGACCTCTGCGTCTGCCAGGTGACAGCGGCGCTTGGGCTTGCCGCCTCCACCGTCTCGTCACACCTCAGCGATCTCCGCCGCGCCGGGTTTGTGACCGAGCGCAAGATCGGCAAGTGGGTCCGGTATCACGTGGTCGCCGAGGGCCCCCTCTCCGACCTGGCTCGTCAGGCGTTACGGCTTGCCGAAGCAGACGAACAGGTGGGGAAGGACGTGCGGGCCGTGCGCGCGCTGCGCAAGATTCCCCTCGAGGTACTCTGCAGCACGGGATTCGATCGGAAGGCGGTGGGAGCCGTACCAGCGCCCGCACCGAAGCAGTCCCGTCGCCACGTCGCACCCGCTCGGAGGTGCGCATGA
- a CDS encoding permease → MMIRRRLSYALGGLAAAGAWVAIYINLAGGARWATYTIAGLAPGTHLASALEFFIFEAPKVLMLLVLVVFGVGIVRSFFTPERTRRVLAGHRESVGNVLAALLGTVTPFCSCSAVPLFIGFVTTGVPLGVTFSFLVSAPMVNEVALVLLFGLLGWRVAALYMSMGLLIAIFSGWTIGKLNLERFVEPWVFGIPSAAADESDAPSSWADRVHAGADAVGDIVGRVWPYVLAGVAVGAGIHGYVPENFMASLMGRGAWWAVPLAVLIGIPMYSNAAGIIPIVQALLAKGAALGTVLAFMMAVIGLSLPETIILRKVLRPQLIAVFIGVVGTGILIVGYVFNAIF, encoded by the coding sequence ATGATGATCCGCCGCCGGTTGTCGTACGCGCTGGGGGGCCTGGCCGCAGCGGGCGCCTGGGTCGCGATCTACATCAATCTCGCGGGGGGTGCACGGTGGGCGACCTACACGATTGCCGGACTTGCCCCAGGCACCCATCTCGCCTCGGCCCTCGAGTTCTTCATTTTCGAAGCGCCCAAGGTGCTGATGCTGCTGGTGCTCGTCGTGTTCGGTGTCGGCATCGTCCGTTCGTTCTTCACGCCCGAGCGCACGAGGCGGGTACTGGCGGGTCACCGGGAATCGGTGGGCAACGTCCTGGCCGCCCTGCTGGGCACCGTCACACCGTTCTGCTCCTGCTCCGCGGTGCCGCTCTTCATTGGCTTTGTCACGACGGGTGTCCCACTGGGCGTGACCTTCTCGTTTCTGGTCTCGGCGCCCATGGTCAACGAAGTGGCGCTCGTGCTCTTGTTCGGTTTGCTGGGCTGGAGGGTGGCCGCGCTCTACATGAGCATGGGCTTGCTCATCGCCATCTTCTCAGGGTGGACGATTGGGAAGCTCAACCTTGAGCGGTTCGTTGAGCCATGGGTGTTCGGCATCCCGTCGGCGGCGGCCGACGAGTCCGACGCGCCGTCATCGTGGGCGGACCGCGTGCACGCCGGGGCCGATGCCGTGGGCGACATTGTCGGCAGGGTGTGGCCCTACGTGCTGGCGGGCGTCGCCGTGGGCGCCGGCATTCACGGCTACGTCCCTGAGAACTTCATGGCGAGCCTCATGGGCAGGGGCGCGTGGTGGGCTGTTCCTCTGGCAGTTCTGATCGGCATCCCGATGTACTCCAATGCCGCAGGCATCATTCCGATCGTGCAGGCGCTGCTGGCGAAGGGCGCGGCGCTCGGCACCGTGCTGGCGTTCATGATGGCCGTCATCGGACTGTCTCTGCCGGAGACGATCATCTTGCGGAAGGTGCTGCGGCCCCAATTGATTGCCGTGTTCATCGGCGTGGTGGGGACAGGAATCCTCATCGTGGGTTACGTGTTCAATGCCATTTTCTGA
- a CDS encoding thioredoxin family protein — translation MPFSEGKTIMVITVYGPGCARCHETERVVRNVLAELQHDADLQKVTDYQAMAAAGVLATPAVSIDGVIKLSGRIPKPDEVRAWLR, via the coding sequence ATGCCATTTTCTGAAGGAAAGACGATCATGGTCATTACCGTGTACGGTCCGGGATGCGCGCGGTGTCACGAGACCGAGCGCGTCGTTCGCAACGTGCTGGCGGAATTGCAGCACGACGCGGATCTGCAGAAAGTCACCGACTATCAGGCGATGGCGGCGGCGGGTGTGCTGGCCACCCCGGCGGTCAGCATTGACGGCGTCATCAAGCTGTCCGGCCGGATTCCGAAACCCGACGAAGTCAGAGCCTGGCTCCGGTAG
- a CDS encoding molybdopterin-dependent oxidoreductase, which produces MDNTVSRRRFLGTIAAVGAGTAATSTAVNAENHPPGWSGTQRVEKIATTCEMCFWRCGVLANVADGKVVRLEGNPDHPLTKGRLCARGNAGTSLLYDPDRLKFPLLRTGKRGEGQFRRISWNEALDFLASRLKAIAVEHGPESVALFPHGLSARFFSTLMKAYGTPNSAEPSFAQCRGPREVGYTLTFGRELGSPEPLDLEESRLIVLIGSHLGENVFTSQITAFATALSRGAKVIAVDPRFSTAASKADWWLPIRPGTDIALLLAWMNVLIAEGLHDQEYITRYAQGFNELATHVREFTPEWAAAITQLPAAQIRDTARAMGAAKPAVVVHPGRHVTWYGDDTQRARAMAILTALLGSWGRKGGIFLPTPIPKGAFDLPPFPDPPRGRADGAGTRYPLASEELGVTNGLVDATVTGKPYPIKAWIVYGQNVLESIPEPQKTLKAIDALDLMVVVDVLPVEQINYADLVLPEATYLERYDSPSIVTTARQPFVSVRFPACDPLYESKPGWWIAKETAKRLGLDAWFPWNTPDEHLATIIAPMDINGEELRARGAVAFPGRPYLDDRAADSESPFPTGSGKIELFSRELENLGADPLPRYTPVEDPPAGYLRLIYGRAPVHSFARTQNNEVLNALMAENEAWLSTRSATDLGLREGDRVVLENTDGVRSLPVRVKVTEGIRQDCAYLVHGFGQRSKGLHRAFKRGASDTGLMTRVKVDPLMGGTGMRVNFVRVVKQTTGI; this is translated from the coding sequence ATGGACAACACGGTTTCGAGGCGACGATTCCTTGGCACGATCGCCGCAGTCGGCGCGGGCACCGCGGCCACGTCGACCGCGGTGAACGCCGAGAACCATCCCCCGGGATGGAGTGGGACGCAGCGCGTCGAGAAGATCGCCACGACGTGTGAAATGTGTTTCTGGCGGTGCGGCGTCCTTGCCAATGTGGCCGACGGCAAGGTCGTCAGGCTCGAAGGCAACCCGGATCACCCGTTGACCAAGGGCAGGCTGTGCGCGCGCGGCAATGCCGGAACCAGCCTGCTCTACGACCCCGATCGACTGAAGTTCCCCCTCCTCAGAACGGGAAAGCGAGGCGAGGGACAGTTCAGGCGCATCAGCTGGAACGAGGCGCTCGACTTTCTCGCGTCGAGACTGAAGGCTATCGCTGTCGAGCATGGCCCGGAGAGCGTCGCGTTGTTTCCCCACGGGCTGAGCGCTCGGTTCTTCAGCACCCTCATGAAGGCGTACGGAACGCCGAACAGCGCCGAACCGTCATTCGCGCAGTGCCGGGGTCCGAGGGAAGTTGGCTACACGCTCACGTTCGGACGGGAACTCGGATCGCCTGAGCCTCTCGATCTCGAGGAATCACGGCTCATCGTCCTCATCGGCAGCCACCTCGGCGAGAACGTGTTCACGTCCCAGATCACGGCGTTCGCGACGGCGTTGTCACGTGGCGCGAAGGTGATTGCCGTTGACCCGCGGTTCTCGACGGCGGCCTCCAAGGCGGACTGGTGGCTCCCGATCCGGCCCGGCACCGACATCGCACTCCTGCTGGCCTGGATGAACGTGCTGATCGCGGAAGGTCTGCATGACCAGGAGTACATCACCCGGTACGCGCAGGGGTTCAACGAGCTCGCCACACACGTCCGCGAGTTCACGCCCGAATGGGCGGCGGCGATCACGCAACTGCCGGCGGCACAGATTCGGGACACCGCCAGGGCGATGGGGGCCGCGAAGCCGGCCGTGGTGGTCCACCCAGGCCGGCACGTCACCTGGTATGGCGACGACACGCAACGCGCGCGCGCCATGGCGATTCTGACGGCACTGCTTGGCAGCTGGGGGCGCAAGGGCGGCATCTTTCTGCCAACGCCAATCCCCAAGGGGGCCTTTGATCTGCCTCCCTTCCCGGACCCGCCGCGCGGCAGAGCCGACGGCGCTGGTACTCGCTACCCGCTGGCGTCGGAGGAACTGGGCGTCACCAACGGACTGGTCGATGCAACCGTCACTGGGAAGCCGTACCCGATCAAGGCCTGGATCGTGTACGGGCAAAATGTCCTGGAGAGCATCCCCGAGCCGCAGAAGACGTTGAAGGCGATCGACGCACTCGATCTGATGGTTGTCGTCGACGTTCTTCCGGTCGAGCAGATCAATTACGCCGACCTGGTGCTGCCCGAAGCGACTTATCTTGAGCGCTACGACTCCCCCTCGATCGTCACGACAGCCCGGCAGCCATTCGTCTCGGTGCGCTTCCCGGCCTGCGACCCCCTTTACGAATCGAAGCCGGGCTGGTGGATCGCCAAGGAGACGGCCAAACGGCTGGGTCTCGATGCGTGGTTCCCCTGGAACACCCCCGACGAGCACCTGGCGACGATCATCGCGCCGATGGATATCAATGGCGAAGAACTCCGGGCCCGGGGAGCCGTGGCATTTCCAGGGCGGCCGTATCTGGACGACCGGGCTGCGGATAGCGAGTCGCCGTTCCCGACGGGCAGCGGCAAGATCGAGCTGTTCTCCCGGGAACTCGAGAACCTCGGGGCCGACCCGCTACCTCGCTACACGCCGGTGGAGGATCCGCCAGCCGGGTACCTCCGCCTCATCTACGGCCGCGCGCCGGTGCACTCGTTCGCACGAACCCAGAACAACGAAGTGCTGAACGCGTTGATGGCCGAGAACGAAGCCTGGTTGAGCACCAGGTCCGCCACAGACCTGGGGCTGCGCGAGGGCGATCGGGTCGTGCTCGAGAACACCGACGGCGTCCGAAGCCTGCCTGTGCGGGTGAAGGTGACCGAAGGCATCCGCCAAGATTGCGCGTACCTCGTGCATGGCTTCGGTCAGCGATCGAAGGGCCTTCATCGCGCATTCAAACGAGGGGCCTCGGACACCGGGCTGATGACCCGCGTGAAGGTCGATCCACTGATGGGGGGCACCGGCATGCGCGTGAATTTCGTCCGTGTCGTGAAGCAGACGACCGGGATCTAG
- a CDS encoding DUF2585 family protein, producing MPARYRQYASIVVAGIAIMAVTAAVELWMGRLPFGPDGRMGFWEGNIWSSEQSQRFADPYTFSHMIHGMLFYAFLWFVAPTAPVRQRFVCALALEAGWEVLENSPIIIDRYREVTISLGYVGDSVFNSLSDILFAGLGFVIARRARVWVTILVMVAMEVGTALWVRDNLTLNIIMLVHPLDAIKAWQTAGRPLP from the coding sequence ATGCCTGCCCGCTATCGTCAGTACGCGTCGATTGTCGTCGCCGGCATCGCCATCATGGCCGTGACAGCGGCCGTGGAACTCTGGATGGGACGGCTGCCGTTCGGGCCGGATGGCAGGATGGGATTCTGGGAAGGCAACATCTGGAGCAGCGAGCAGTCGCAGCGCTTCGCCGATCCCTACACGTTCTCCCACATGATCCACGGCATGCTGTTCTACGCGTTTCTCTGGTTCGTCGCGCCGACAGCGCCCGTCCGTCAACGCTTTGTCTGCGCGCTCGCCCTGGAAGCCGGGTGGGAGGTTCTCGAGAACTCGCCGATCATCATTGACCGCTACCGCGAGGTGACCATCTCGCTGGGGTATGTGGGAGACAGCGTCTTCAATTCGCTGAGCGATATTCTCTTCGCCGGCCTCGGATTCGTCATCGCCAGGCGCGCACGGGTGTGGGTGACCATCCTCGTCATGGTCGCGATGGAAGTCGGGACGGCGTTGTGGGTGCGTGACAACCTGACATTGAACATCATCATGCTGGTACATCCACTCGACGCGATCAAAGCCTGGCAGACCGCGGGACGACCGCTGCCCTAG